The following is a genomic window from Prevotella sp. E13-17.
CTTTCTGCTTGACATAACCAGTTGCGAAAGCAAGAGCATTTGGTGGAGTAGAGATAGGCAGAATCATGGCAGATGAGGCAGCGATAGCCACACCGATAAGAACGGTTGGTGTACCTCCGATAGGTGCAAGTTTGTCGCCCATTGCACCGCAGACCATTGCCAAGATTGGCATCAGCAAGGCTGCAGTAGCTGAATTTGAGATAAAGTTAGACAACAGATAGCAGATAGCACCACCGATGAGCAGGATAAGTAGTGGTGAGAACTCACCGAAGGGGATGCTCTCTACGGCATTGGCCGCCAGACCAGACGCGTTAAGACCATAACCAAGTGCGAAACCGCCTGCAACCATCCAGATAACGCTCCAGTTAATCTGCTCAAGGTCGCGCTTGTTGATAACGCCTGTGAGTGCAAAGATGCAGAATGGAATCATTGCCACTGTGTTGGCGTTAATACCAGTATAACGGTCAGAAAGCCAAAGGACTACAGTAATGATGAATGTAACGATAACTACCCAAGAATGGAATCCCTTCTGCATACCACCATCAATCTTTAGCTCAACAGTCTTCTGACTGAAGGGGAAGAACTTAAGCAACAGACGCCAGCTGATGAACAACAGCAACATAACCAGTGGGAACATGAACATCATCCACTGTCCGAAGCCAAGGCCCATATTCAATCCCTCAGGATCATTAAGATACTTCAAGGCAATAGAGTTTGGAGGCGTACCGATAGGCGTCCCCATGCCACCGAGATTGGCCGCTACGGGGATAGACATTGCCAAGGCAACACGGCCCTTACCTTCTGGAGGAAGCTGATGGAATACAGGTGCGAGGAATGTGAGCATCATTGCTGCTGTAGCGGTGTTAGACACAAACATGGAGAACAGACCCGTGATGAGCAGAAAACCCAAAAGTACCATTTCACTTCGTGTTCCGAACGGACGGAGCAGCACTTTAGCCAACTGTGCATCGAGGCCAGTCTTTGTGGCGGCTATAGCCAACACAAAACCACCGATGAACAGCATGATGATAGGATCGGCAAACGATGCCATCACACCTTTATGAGAGAGAAGAGTTCCAACTTCGTCTGGGTTTACCAGCGGTGCTATGCCACTGTCAGAACAGAATAGCAGCATCAGTACGATGATAGAAATAGATGTTGCCCATGAAGAAACGATTTCTAAGATCCACATCAGCGTAGCAAAAGCGAAAATGGCTATGATGCGCTGTTGAATGACTGTTAACCCGTCAATACCAAACATGTCGGATGGCAAGAACCAAAGCAGCAGTGTGACGATAGCTACCGTTGCAATCTTTGCTGCAGTCTTACATTTGTTACCTGGGTGATATTTACGTTCGTGACGCCATTTCCTGGCTACGTCAACAAGTTGAGTACCTATGTGTTGGTGTACCATTTTGTTTAATTGTTTTTGTAATTTTTATAGTTTGATTACTAAAATTCGAGCGCAAAGGTACAAAAAAAATACTTATAAACACAAATAATTATTGCATTTTATTTTCGTTCACGTTTTTCTTTGTAATAACCTTTTTTTTTCATACCTTTGTAGGCGAAAATACTATAATATAATAATGTTCTATTAAACTATGAAGAAGATTCTAGTTACAGGAGGTGCTGGATTTATTGGCTCTCACCTGTGTGAACGTCTGGTAAACGAAGGAAATGATGTAATATGCCTAGACAATTTCTATTCTGGTTCGAAAGAAAACGTGTGGCACCTGATTGGCAGGCCTAACTTTGAATTGGTGCGCCATGATGTCGTAAATCCTTATTGGGCAGAAGTCGATGAGATATATAACTTGGCTTGTCCAGCATCGCCCATCTACTACCAAAACGATCCCATACAAACGACCAAGACTTCAGTATTCGGAGCCTATCACATGCTTGGCCTTGCACGTCGAACACACTGCAAGATACTGCAGTCGTCAACAAGCGAAGTGTATGGCGACCCCAATATTCATCCACAACCAGAGAGCTACTGGGGCAACGTGAACCCAATAGGCCGCCGGTCTTGCTACGACGAAGGCAAGCGTTGCGCCGAGACTTTATTCTTTGACTACCACCGTTTACATGGTGTTCGTTCAAAGGTGATACGTATTTTTAACACCTACGGACCTCGCATGGCCACTAACGATGGGCGCGTAGTTTCCAATTTTGTCGTTCAGGCACTTCGCGGTGAAGATCTGACCATCTACGGTGACGGCCAGCAAACACGCTCCTTCCAATACGTCAGCGACCTGATCGAAGGCATGATTCGAGTTATGGCTACAGACGATTCATTCTTGGGCCCAGTGAATTTAGGAAACCCCGGCGAATTCACCATGCTTGAACTTGCAGAGAAAGTGATCAAGAAGGTCGGTGGCAAGAGCAAGATTGTCTTTCGCCCCCTGCCCAGTGACGACCCAAAGATGCGCCGTCCAGACATCACACTGGCCAAAGAAAAGCTTGGTTGGGAACCCAAAGTAAAGCTTGACGAAGGACTTGATTATATTATTGAATACTTCCGTGAGAAGCTAAACACTTGACCTTGAATAAAAAAAAAGCAAGCGCTGTTAATTATTGAAAAGAAAAAACCGCGTTTTACGAATTATTTTGTACCTTTGCAGCTCGTTATAATATATCACATATAAATACTATGGCTGAAGTAAAAAAGATTAAGACTGCCTTGATTTCGGTCTTCCACAAAGACGGACTCGACGAGTTGCTGAAAAAGCTTAATGCTGAAGGAGTTAGCTTCCTGTCAACAGGTGGCACACAGAAGTTCATTGAAGAACAGGGTTACAAATGTCAGAAGGTGGAAGATGTCACGACCTACCCTTCTATTTTGGGCGGACGCGTTAAGACCTTGCATCCAAAGGTATTCGGAGGAATCCTTGCACGTCGCGACAACGAAGGCGACCGTGAGCAGATGGCACAGTATGAAATCCCCGAGATTGACCTGGTTATCGTTGACCTCTATCCCTTCGAGCAGACCGTAGCAAGCGGTGCAAGCGAAGCCGACATCATTGAGAAGATTGACATTGGCGGTATCTCACTGATTCGCGCTGCTGCCAAGAACTTCAAAGACGTAGTCATCGTTCCTTCAAAAGCAGAATACAGCGTGTTGCTCGACATTCTAAACAAGAAGGGTGCTCAGACCGACATTGAGGACCGCAAGATGTTTGCCACACGCGCATTTGGTGTCAGCAGCCATTACGACACAGCCATTCACAGCTGGTTTGAAAAATAATAATTGATTCATAACATTAATGGGTTTCTTCAGTTTTAGACAAGAGCTGGCCATGGACCTTGGCACAGCAAACACAATTATCATCAGTGATGACAAGATTGTGGTGGACGAGCCTTCTGTCGTAGCGCTCGACCGTCGTACGGACAAAATGATTGCCGTAGGACAAAAGGCCAAGTTGATGTACGAAAAGACACACGATAACATTCGTACCATCCGCCCTTTGCGCGATGGTGTGATTGCCGACTTCTCTGCTTGCGAACAGATGATGCGTGGACTCATCAACATGGTTCACACGGGGCATCATTTCTTTTCACCTTCACTTCGCATGGTCATCGGTGTACCTTCTGGTTCTACTGAGGTTGAGTTGCGTGCCGTACGCGACTCTGCCGAGCATGCTAACGGCCGCGATGTCTATCTGATTTTCGAGCCCATGGCCGCAGCTATCGGTATTGGTGTTGATGTTGAAGCACCCGAAGGCAACATGATTGTTGACATAGGTGGCGGTTCAACCGAGATTGCCGTCATCTCATTGGGTGGCATCGTATCCAACAACTCCATCCGCACAGCTGGTGACGATTTGACTACCGACATTCAAGAATACATGCTTCGTCAGCATAACATCAAGGTTTCCGAGCGTATGGCCGAGCGTATCAAAATTCACGTAGGCTCTGCTCTGACAGACCTTGGCGATGAAGCTCCCGAAGACTATATCGTACGTGGTCCCAACCGCATCACAGCACTGCCTATGGAGGTGCCTGTATGCTATCAGGAGATTGCCCATTGCCTAGACAAGACGATTGCTAAGATTGAGAATGCCGTTCTGTCTGCATTGGAAAGCACACCTCCCGAATTATATGCAGATATCGTCAAGAACGGTATCTATCTCAGTGGCGGTGGCGCATTGCTGCGCGGTCTTGACCAGCGTCTGACGGACAAGATGAACATTCAGTTCCACGTTCCCGAAGATCCTCTCCGTTCTGTTGCTAAGGGTGCTGGTATTGCACTTAAGAATGTTGATCGATTCTCGTTCCTGATGCGATAGTGAATAACCTGCTCGCATTCATCATCAAATACTACCACTGGCTGATTTTCCTCATTTTGGAAATCGTCAGTGGTGTGATGTTGTTTGGATACAACAACTATCAGGGGAGCATGTGGGTATCCTCATCGAATGCCATTGCAGGAAATGTATATAAATGGCAGTCAAGTTTTGCACAGTTTTTCTCACTGACAAAGCGCAGCGAACAACTAACGCAACGCAACATCTACTTAGAAGAAAGACTGCATGAACTCAGAAAGGAGAATGCCAGATTACGAGGAGACACCACCTTATTCTTACCCGACGAGAAACAAGTATTGAGTCAGGTAAGATGGATTCCTGCCAAGGTGGTTGACAATTCTGTTAATAATCCCGACAACTTGATAACTATTGACCGTGGCAGTGCTGATGGCATTAAGCGCGACATGGGTGTGGTTTGCGGCAAGGGCATCGTTGGCGTTGTATATATGGTCAACGACCACTACTCTGTAGTACTACCCGTGCTGAACCGCCATTCACATATCAGCTGCACTATCCGCGAGAGCGACTATTTCGGTTATTTGGTATGGGATGGCAAGGATCCAGCCATCGCCTATCTGGAAGACGTGCCCCGCCACGCAATCATCAAGAAAGGCTATTGGGTAGAGACCAGTGGTTTCTCTACCATCTTTCCCCCAGGCATCTCTGTAGGCAGGATTTTAGCCATCTACAACTCACCAGATGGTCTTTCTTATCGAGTGAAAGTCCGTCTCTCTACAGATTTTGGTAAGCTACGCGATGTGTGTGTATTCGACGACCCCTCCATAGCCGAGCGTGCTCGTTTGAATACCGCAGCCAATGATTCACTATCAAAATTGAAGTAAGCAATGATATACGAACTATTAAAACGGGTGATGCAATTCTTGTTGCTTGGACTTGCTCAGGTTCTTGTTTTCAACGGCATGGACATCCTTTATGGCGCCCTTCCCCTTATCTATGTTTACTTCGTCATCATGTTTCCACGTAATTATCCCAAGTGGGCTATTTTACTTTGGAGTTTTGCCATGGGCGTCACCATGGACATGTTCACCAACACGCCTGGCGTTGCTGCTATGTCACTCACACTGATTGGCGCATTGCAACCCTATCTCTTAGAATTGTTCCTACCCCGCAATGCAGATGACTACATCAAGACATCCGTCCGCACATTGGGCTTCGGCAAGTTCCTTTCGCTGACATATATCCTGATGATCATCTATTGCGTCACATTTTACACCATCGAAGCCTTCAGCTTCTTCAACTTCTTCCATTGGTTCATGTGTATCATTGGAAGCAGTCTGCTGACAACCATCTTAATTCTGGCATTAGAGAGTCTTAGAAAGAAATAAAAAAGGAGAAAGTGAAAGATAACTCAGGCGAATATAGGAAGCTTGTCATTGCGATGGTGGCTGTTGCGATTGTCACCATCTATATCCTGCGTCTTTTTTCACTGCAGCTGATGAGCGATGACTATAAGAAGAATGCCGACTCTAATGCCTTCCTAAAACGTATCGAATATCCTGCACGCGGCATTATCACCGACCGCAATGGCGAGCTACTGGTTTACAACCAGCCCGCCTACGACATCATGGTGGTGGTCAACGAAGCAAAAGACCGATTTGACACCCTTGAGCTCTGTCAGGCACTGAACATCACCCGCGAAGAGTTCGACCAACGGATGACCATGATGAAGGACCGCAACAAAAATCCTGGTTACTCACGTTTCACCCAACAGATGTTCATGAGTCAGCTGTCCGATCAGGAGTTCAGCATCTTCCAAGAAAAGAAATACCGTTTCCCCGGCTTTTACGTACAGAAGCGCAGCATCCGTCAATACCGATACCCCTTTGCAGCCCACGTTTTAGGCGACGTAGCAGAAGTATCACCTGCTGATATAGAGAACGATGACTACTATCAGCCGGGCGACTATATAGGTAAGCTCGGAGTCGAACGCTCTTACGAGCAACAACTGCGTGGCCAAAAAGGCGTACAGATATTGTTGCGCGATGCCCATGGACGCATCCAAGGCAGCTACCAGAATGGCATCTACGACCGCAAGCCTGTGGCCGGCAAGAACCTGACCCTCAGCATTGACTATAAGTTGCAAGAACTGGGCGAGCGACTGTTAGAAGGCAAAATTGGTTCTATCGTTGCCATCGAACCAAAGACCGGCGAGGTCCTCTGTATGGTCAGCTCACCCAGCTATGACCCACGCATGATGGTGGGCCGTAAGCGCTCCAAGAGTCACAACCAACTGAGTCGGAACGCCTGGAAACCCCTGCTCAACCGCAGTATCATGGGTCAGTATCCTCCCGGTTCAACCTTCAAGACCACCCAGGCACTCACCTTCTTGAGCGAGGGCATCATCACCGCCCAGACAGCCTACCCCTGCTACCACGGGTTCGTCTTCAAGGGCCTTCGCGTGGGTTGCCACGGTCATGCCTCTCCCCTTCCCCTTGTGCCAGCCATCTCCACCTCGTGCAACGGCTATTTCTGTTGGGGACTCTACCATATGATCGGCAATCGTCAGAAGTACCACACTGTACAGGATGCCATGAACACCTGGCGCGACTATATGGTCTCCATGGGCTTTGGCTATCAGCTGGGCATCGACCTACCGGGCGAGAAGCGAGGTCTTATCCCCAACGCACAGTTCTACGACAAAGCCTATAAAGGCTCATGGAACGGACTGACCATCATCAGTATCTCCATTGGTCAGGGCGAGGTAAACGCCACACCGCTGCAGATTGCAAATTTGGGGGCTACCATAGCCAACCGCGGCTATTTCATCACCCCACACGTAGTCAAAAACATCAAAGGCGAAAAGCTGGACACACTCTATACCAACAAACGCTACACCATGGCCAACAAGCAAGCCTACGACTATGTTGTGCAGGGCATGCGCTCAGCCGTGCTGGGCGGCACATGTAAGGCATTGTCTGCTTACGACTTCATGGCATGTGGCAAGACAGGTACGGCACAGAACCGTGGTCACGACCACTCCGTATTTATGGGCTTTGCGCCTATGGACGAGCCTAAGATTGCCGTTGCTGTCTATGTAGAAAATGGTGGATGGGGTGCCACCTATGGCGTGCCCATCGGTGGACTTATCATGGAACAATTCATCAATGGCGAGCTCTCGGCAGCATCGCAGAGCAAAGCCAGCGAAATACAACATAAACGTATTGACTATGGTGCAGGCAACAGATAAACATCCCGGTGTATTGCAGTCTATTGACTGGTGGACCATTGCCATATACATGGCGCTGCTCATCTTTGGCTGGATCAGTGTCTGTGGTGCCAGCTATAGTTTTGAAGAGCCCAACCTCTTCTCTTTGTCAGCCCGTTCCGGCATGCAGATTGTATGGATAGGCACGTCGCTGTTTCTGGGTCTCGTACTTCTGTTGCTCGACGACAGATTCTACGACACCTTTGCCTTTGTCATCTATGGTGTCCTACTGCTGCTACTGTTTGGCACCATATTCAATCCTCATAGCATCAAAGGCTCACATTCTTGGCTCGTATTAGGTCCACTGCGACTGCAGCCAGCCGAGTTTGCCAAGTTTGCCACCGCACTGGCTTTGGCCAAGTTCATGGGGCGATTCCGCTATAATATCCACAACACCAAAGACTTTCTGCTGACGTTGGCAATCATCTTCGTGCCCATGTTCTTCATCATCATGCAGCGAGAGACAGGTTCCGCCCTGGTCTATCTGTCCTTCTTTCTCATGCTCTATCGTGAAGGCATGACCGGCAGTGTCTTGTTCACCGGTGCAGCCATGGTGATATACTTCGTCATAGGCATCCGTTATGCCGAACCGCTTCTGCTCAACACCCCCACATCTATTGGCAGGTTCGTTGTATTGTTGCTGATACAGATATTCTCCTCAGCCTTGATAGGTATTTATTGTCGCAATCTGAAACAGGCCATCCATTGTCTGGAACTATGCTTAGGCATCACCGTGCTCTGCCTACTGTTCTCTGTTTACGTCATCCCCTTCGACCTTTACTGGGTCCAGATGGTACTCAGCCTCATCCTTGTGGGCTACCTTTTGTGGCAGTCCCTGCTCACCAGGTTCCAGAACTACCTGTGGATAGCCCTGTTTGCCATGGGATCTATTCTGTTTTTCAGTTCTGCCGACTATGCACTGAACAACATCCTCGAGCCTCACCAGCGCACACGTATCAACGTGCTATTAGGTTTGGAAGAAGACCTGAAGGGTGCTGGTTATAACGTGCACCAGAGCGAGATTGCCATTGGTTCTGGCGGTCTCCGCGGAAAGGGATTTCTGAATGGAACGCAAACCAAGTTAAAGTATGTGCCCG
Proteins encoded in this region:
- the mreC gene encoding rod shape-determining protein MreC — translated: MNNLLAFIIKYYHWLIFLILEIVSGVMLFGYNNYQGSMWVSSSNAIAGNVYKWQSSFAQFFSLTKRSEQLTQRNIYLEERLHELRKENARLRGDTTLFLPDEKQVLSQVRWIPAKVVDNSVNNPDNLITIDRGSADGIKRDMGVVCGKGIVGVVYMVNDHYSVVLPVLNRHSHISCTIRESDYFGYLVWDGKDPAIAYLEDVPRHAIIKKGYWVETSGFSTIFPPGISVGRILAIYNSPDGLSYRVKVRLSTDFGKLRDVCVFDDPSIAERARLNTAANDSLSKLK
- a CDS encoding DASS family sodium-coupled anion symporter translates to MVHQHIGTQLVDVARKWRHERKYHPGNKCKTAAKIATVAIVTLLLWFLPSDMFGIDGLTVIQQRIIAIFAFATLMWILEIVSSWATSISIIVLMLLFCSDSGIAPLVNPDEVGTLLSHKGVMASFADPIIMLFIGGFVLAIAATKTGLDAQLAKVLLRPFGTRSEMVLLGFLLITGLFSMFVSNTATAAMMLTFLAPVFHQLPPEGKGRVALAMSIPVAANLGGMGTPIGTPPNSIALKYLNDPEGLNMGLGFGQWMMFMFPLVMLLLFISWRLLLKFFPFSQKTVELKIDGGMQKGFHSWVVIVTFIITVVLWLSDRYTGINANTVAMIPFCIFALTGVINKRDLEQINWSVIWMVAGGFALGYGLNASGLAANAVESIPFGEFSPLLILLIGGAICYLLSNFISNSATAALLMPILAMVCGAMGDKLAPIGGTPTVLIGVAIAASSAMILPISTPPNALAFATGYVKQKEMSKIGIIMGFISMILGFGLVYLMGTFHII
- a CDS encoding UDP-glucuronic acid decarboxylase family protein, producing the protein MKKILVTGGAGFIGSHLCERLVNEGNDVICLDNFYSGSKENVWHLIGRPNFELVRHDVVNPYWAEVDEIYNLACPASPIYYQNDPIQTTKTSVFGAYHMLGLARRTHCKILQSSTSEVYGDPNIHPQPESYWGNVNPIGRRSCYDEGKRCAETLFFDYHRLHGVRSKVIRIFNTYGPRMATNDGRVVSNFVVQALRGEDLTIYGDGQQTRSFQYVSDLIEGMIRVMATDDSFLGPVNLGNPGEFTMLELAEKVIKKVGGKSKIVFRPLPSDDPKMRRPDITLAKEKLGWEPKVKLDEGLDYIIEYFREKLNT
- a CDS encoding rod shape-determining protein: MGFFSFRQELAMDLGTANTIIISDDKIVVDEPSVVALDRRTDKMIAVGQKAKLMYEKTHDNIRTIRPLRDGVIADFSACEQMMRGLINMVHTGHHFFSPSLRMVIGVPSGSTEVELRAVRDSAEHANGRDVYLIFEPMAAAIGIGVDVEAPEGNMIVDIGGGSTEIAVISLGGIVSNNSIRTAGDDLTTDIQEYMLRQHNIKVSERMAERIKIHVGSALTDLGDEAPEDYIVRGPNRITALPMEVPVCYQEIAHCLDKTIAKIENAVLSALESTPPELYADIVKNGIYLSGGGALLRGLDQRLTDKMNIQFHVPEDPLRSVAKGAGIALKNVDRFSFLMR
- the mrdA gene encoding penicillin-binding protein 2, coding for MKDNSGEYRKLVIAMVAVAIVTIYILRLFSLQLMSDDYKKNADSNAFLKRIEYPARGIITDRNGELLVYNQPAYDIMVVVNEAKDRFDTLELCQALNITREEFDQRMTMMKDRNKNPGYSRFTQQMFMSQLSDQEFSIFQEKKYRFPGFYVQKRSIRQYRYPFAAHVLGDVAEVSPADIENDDYYQPGDYIGKLGVERSYEQQLRGQKGVQILLRDAHGRIQGSYQNGIYDRKPVAGKNLTLSIDYKLQELGERLLEGKIGSIVAIEPKTGEVLCMVSSPSYDPRMMVGRKRSKSHNQLSRNAWKPLLNRSIMGQYPPGSTFKTTQALTFLSEGIITAQTAYPCYHGFVFKGLRVGCHGHASPLPLVPAISTSCNGYFCWGLYHMIGNRQKYHTVQDAMNTWRDYMVSMGFGYQLGIDLPGEKRGLIPNAQFYDKAYKGSWNGLTIISISIGQGEVNATPLQIANLGATIANRGYFITPHVVKNIKGEKLDTLYTNKRYTMANKQAYDYVVQGMRSAVLGGTCKALSAYDFMACGKTGTAQNRGHDHSVFMGFAPMDEPKIAVAVYVENGGWGATYGVPIGGLIMEQFINGELSAASQSKASEIQHKRIDYGAGNR
- a CDS encoding IMP cyclohydrolase, with the translated sequence MAEVKKIKTALISVFHKDGLDELLKKLNAEGVSFLSTGGTQKFIEEQGYKCQKVEDVTTYPSILGGRVKTLHPKVFGGILARRDNEGDREQMAQYEIPEIDLVIVDLYPFEQTVASGASEADIIEKIDIGGISLIRAAAKNFKDVVIVPSKAEYSVLLDILNKKGAQTDIEDRKMFATRAFGVSSHYDTAIHSWFEK
- the mreD gene encoding rod shape-determining protein MreD; protein product: MIYELLKRVMQFLLLGLAQVLVFNGMDILYGALPLIYVYFVIMFPRNYPKWAILLWSFAMGVTMDMFTNTPGVAAMSLTLIGALQPYLLELFLPRNADDYIKTSVRTLGFGKFLSLTYILMIIYCVTFYTIEAFSFFNFFHWFMCIIGSSLLTTILILALESLRKK
- the rodA gene encoding rod shape-determining protein RodA, coding for MVQATDKHPGVLQSIDWWTIAIYMALLIFGWISVCGASYSFEEPNLFSLSARSGMQIVWIGTSLFLGLVLLLLDDRFYDTFAFVIYGVLLLLLFGTIFNPHSIKGSHSWLVLGPLRLQPAEFAKFATALALAKFMGRFRYNIHNTKDFLLTLAIIFVPMFFIIMQRETGSALVYLSFFLMLYREGMTGSVLFTGAAMVIYFVIGIRYAEPLLLNTPTSIGRFVVLLLIQIFSSALIGIYCRNLKQAIHCLELCLGITVLCLLFSVYVIPFDLYWVQMVLSLILVGYLLWQSLLTRFQNYLWIALFAMGSILFFSSADYALNNILEPHQRTRINVLLGLEEDLKGAGYNVHQSEIAIGSGGLRGKGFLNGTQTKLKYVPEQDTDFIFCTVGEEEGFVGAASVLLLFLALILRLIQLAERQSTAYGRVYGYCVVSIFLFHVFINVGMVLGLTPVIGIPLPFFSYGGSSLWGFTFLLFIFLRIDAGRNMAHR